From the Desulfovibrio sp. JC010 genome, one window contains:
- the obgE gene encoding GTPase ObgE — protein MKFIDEATITVRSGKGGNGCVAFRRERFLPKGGPSGGDGGKGGDLILRGSSKLLTLYDFRLKRVYEARNGEQGQGRDKYGKGADNLIVDLPLGTLVYEVNTEDGSEKLIADLTEEGREMVICKGGDGGRGNIHFKSSTNQAPRQAEEGFPGEEKRIRLQLKIIADVGLLGLPNAGKSTFISKISAAKPKIAAYPFTTLVPNLGVVDDDMGSKLVIADIPGLIEGASEGLGLGHRFLKHVERTRFLVHILSAEDLSLEDPLDGFNMLDEELRIFDEEMAEKTQLRVINKIDLLSEEDLASIKAKAEEAGQKIYFISALHSDGVQELLSDMWDRFKAMNQEEADEQDEQQDSDS, from the coding sequence ATGAAATTTATAGATGAAGCAACAATTACTGTTCGCTCCGGCAAGGGCGGCAACGGCTGCGTGGCCTTCCGCCGCGAGCGCTTCCTGCCTAAGGGCGGCCCCAGCGGCGGTGACGGCGGCAAGGGCGGCGACCTCATTCTGCGCGGCAGCTCCAAGCTGCTGACCCTTTATGACTTCAGACTCAAAAGAGTCTACGAAGCCAGAAACGGAGAGCAGGGACAGGGCCGTGACAAATACGGCAAGGGTGCCGATAACCTGATCGTCGATCTCCCGCTCGGCACACTAGTTTATGAAGTGAACACCGAAGACGGCAGCGAAAAACTCATCGCCGACCTGACTGAAGAAGGCCGTGAAATGGTCATCTGTAAAGGCGGCGACGGCGGACGCGGCAACATCCACTTCAAGTCCTCCACCAATCAGGCCCCGCGTCAGGCTGAGGAAGGGTTCCCCGGAGAGGAAAAACGCATCCGTCTGCAGCTAAAAATCATTGCGGACGTAGGTCTGCTCGGTCTGCCCAACGCGGGTAAATCAACTTTTATTTCCAAAATTTCCGCTGCGAAACCGAAAATCGCAGCCTACCCTTTCACCACCCTTGTGCCCAACCTCGGCGTGGTGGATGATGACATGGGCAGCAAGCTGGTCATCGCCGATATTCCCGGCCTGATTGAAGGTGCCAGCGAAGGTCTGGGACTGGGTCACCGTTTCCTCAAGCACGTGGAACGGACCAGATTCCTCGTCCATATCCTCAGTGCCGAAGACTTGAGCCTTGAAGATCCGCTGGACGGCTTCAACATGCTCGACGAAGAACTGCGCATCTTTGATGAGGAGATGGCCGAAAAAACCCAGCTGCGGGTCATCAACAAAATCGACCTGCTCTCCGAAGAGGACCTTGCATCCATCAAGGCCAAAGCCGAAGAAGCAGGACAGAAGATCTATTTCATATCCGCCCTGCACAGCGACGGGGTTCAGGAACTCCTGAGCGACATGTGGGACAGATTCAAAGCCATGAATCAAGAGGAAGCAGATGAGCAGGACGAACAACAGGATTCAGACTCTTAA
- the proB gene encoding glutamate 5-kinase produces the protein MSRTNNRIQTLKEAKRVVVKIGSAVLTTDEGINLGLICRLADQLATLHERGVDIVLVSSGAVAAGRNSIPSGAKLDDLPARQAASAIGQSRLMHEYDETFRRFGLVTSQVLLTRDDLKHRDRFLNARNTLSRLLEWRVIPIINENDTVAVQELEFGDNDTLASLILNVVEADLFINLTSADGVFDKNPDKNPDAKPLACIENVHDLDLDAMCDGKTAVGSGGMFSKMRAANRAAQLGVPTLILAGKERMIIERVFNGEECGTWIVPDEKSVSRRKYWLAYHCDPAGDLIIDEGAEKALLSGGKSLLPAGVAEVDGKFKAGELVRVVNKAGKSVAVGLSCYSSNDMVKIMGSKSCNIESILGKCPYPEAIHRDNLLLDAAL, from the coding sequence ATGAGCAGGACGAACAACAGGATTCAGACTCTTAAGGAAGCCAAACGCGTTGTTGTAAAAATCGGCAGTGCGGTGCTGACCACGGACGAGGGAATCAACCTCGGCCTGATCTGCCGCCTTGCCGACCAGCTGGCCACCCTGCATGAGCGCGGGGTGGATATCGTGCTGGTCTCCTCCGGTGCGGTCGCTGCCGGACGCAACTCCATCCCGTCCGGTGCCAAGCTGGACGACCTGCCTGCCCGTCAGGCTGCTTCGGCCATCGGCCAGTCCCGGCTCATGCACGAGTATGACGAGACTTTCCGCCGCTTCGGTCTGGTAACCTCCCAGGTACTGCTCACCCGTGACGACCTCAAGCACCGGGACCGCTTCCTCAATGCCCGCAACACCCTTTCAAGACTGCTTGAATGGCGGGTTATCCCCATCATCAACGAGAACGACACCGTGGCCGTTCAGGAACTGGAATTCGGTGATAACGACACCCTCGCCAGCCTGATTCTCAACGTGGTTGAAGCGGACCTGTTCATCAACCTCACTTCCGCTGACGGTGTTTTCGACAAGAACCCGGACAAGAATCCCGATGCCAAGCCGCTGGCCTGCATTGAAAACGTCCACGACCTCGACCTTGACGCCATGTGCGACGGCAAAACCGCCGTGGGTTCCGGGGGTATGTTCTCCAAGATGCGCGCGGCCAACCGTGCGGCGCAGCTTGGCGTACCGACACTGATTCTCGCGGGCAAAGAGCGCATGATCATCGAGCGCGTCTTCAACGGCGAAGAGTGCGGCACATGGATCGTACCGGACGAAAAGTCCGTTTCCCGGCGCAAATACTGGCTGGCTTACCACTGCGATCCCGCAGGGGACCTGATCATTGATGAAGGTGCGGAAAAAGCCCTGCTTTCAGGCGGTAAGAGCCTGCTGCCCGCAGGTGTTGCCGAAGTGGACGGCAAATTCAAGGCCGGAGAACTTGTGCGCGTGGTCAACAAGGCCGGAAAATCTGTTGCTGTGGGTCTGAGCTGCTATAGCTCCAATGACATGGTCAAGATCATGGGCAGCAAGTCCTGCAATATCGAATCGATATTAGGCAAATGCCCCTACCCGGAAGCCATTCACCGCGACAATCTTTTGCTGGACGCTGCTTTATAG
- a CDS encoding potassium channel family protein: MPESNKEFRYSPFMFRLYHIFKYSPSKFTVLLGFLVVQIFISPIAGDSLFLQQVLYFYTYLVLLSAVSAIMVNRVKLYAYFVLYGISLVSSIMFFRTRAMGWLAGSECADMLMLLIAIWGIQRFMWRQKRVTRDLISGAICIYMLAGLVWSDAYSLCEIFKDGSFSGIDLSDNVFAIRGALTYFSYVTMLTVGYGDILPVSFMARSLAILQGLFGQMYLAVFIAGILGAFLSQKSLDGAGNGKEENADSG, translated from the coding sequence ATGCCCGAATCAAATAAAGAATTCAGATACAGCCCGTTCATGTTCAGGCTCTACCATATTTTCAAGTACAGTCCGTCAAAATTTACGGTCCTGCTTGGATTTCTGGTGGTTCAGATATTTATCAGCCCCATTGCCGGGGATTCCCTGTTTTTGCAGCAGGTCCTTTATTTTTATACCTATCTGGTGCTGCTTTCCGCTGTCTCGGCCATTATGGTCAACCGGGTCAAGCTTTACGCCTATTTCGTTCTTTACGGGATTTCACTGGTCAGCTCGATAATGTTTTTCCGGACAAGGGCCATGGGCTGGCTGGCTGGAAGTGAATGCGCGGATATGCTCATGCTGCTCATTGCTATCTGGGGAATCCAGCGGTTCATGTGGCGGCAGAAAAGAGTGACCCGCGATCTGATTTCCGGGGCTATCTGTATCTATATGCTGGCCGGACTGGTCTGGTCCGATGCCTACAGTCTTTGCGAAATTTTCAAAGACGGCTCTTTTTCCGGTATTGATCTATCTGACAATGTCTTCGCCATTCGGGGGGCTTTGACCTACTTCAGCTATGTAACCATGCTTACCGTGGGCTATGGGGATATCCTGCCCGTGTCATTCATGGCTCGTTCCCTTGCTATCCTGCAGGGGCTGTTCGGGCAGATGTATCTGGCTGTATTCATCGCTGGAATTTTGGGTGCATTTCTTTCGCAGAAGAGTTTGGATGGGGCCGGGAATGGTAAAGAAGAGAATGCTGATTCCGGCTAA
- a CDS encoding MFS transporter yields MEALYKNKNLQIVFAVTLMAIMGVSSIIPALPDMIRQFGISASTIGLIFTIFTLPGILFAPLAGIFADRMGRKKILVPSLLIFGIFGTACFFAPDFESLLLLRFIQGIGAAAIGVINLTIIGDLFSGKDRIKAMGLNAGVLSMGTAIFPAIGGILAQISWEAPFLLSLSALPLAWLVAFKLDNPEPSGNGDFKKYMKAAMEGMRSREVLSLFAISLLTFIILYGPIVTYLPLLLNSRFEASPLMIGLVISSASFITALAASQMGRLAHIMSQPLMISISAFAYGAAMIMLPAADSALWCILPVCMFGLGQGLNMPNSMSMLTAIAPMEQRAIFMSVNGMLLRAGQTIAPILMGLVYSGFSLEAVFYAGAVVAVIIFIVSTLFLRGYEAETVQ; encoded by the coding sequence ATGGAAGCTTTATATAAAAACAAGAACTTACAGATTGTCTTTGCTGTGACCCTCATGGCGATCATGGGTGTTTCCAGCATTATTCCCGCCCTGCCGGACATGATCCGCCAATTCGGGATATCCGCATCGACAATCGGGCTGATCTTCACAATTTTCACCCTGCCGGGCATTCTTTTCGCGCCTCTTGCCGGAATATTTGCCGACCGTATGGGACGAAAAAAGATACTCGTGCCCTCACTGCTGATTTTCGGAATCTTCGGCACGGCCTGTTTTTTTGCCCCGGATTTTGAGTCCCTGCTCCTGCTGCGCTTTATTCAGGGCATCGGGGCTGCGGCCATCGGGGTCATCAACCTGACCATTATCGGTGATCTTTTCAGCGGCAAGGACCGCATCAAGGCCATGGGACTCAATGCCGGGGTCCTGAGCATGGGAACAGCCATTTTCCCGGCCATTGGAGGGATTTTAGCACAGATCAGCTGGGAAGCACCTTTCCTGCTCTCGCTCAGTGCCTTGCCTCTTGCATGGCTGGTGGCTTTCAAGCTGGACAACCCCGAACCGTCCGGCAACGGAGACTTCAAAAAATACATGAAAGCGGCCATGGAGGGCATGCGCAGCCGGGAAGTACTCAGCCTCTTCGCCATCTCGCTTTTAACCTTCATCATCCTTTACGGGCCGATTGTAACCTACCTGCCTCTGCTGCTTAATTCACGCTTTGAAGCCTCACCGCTCATGATCGGGCTGGTCATATCCAGTGCATCATTTATCACCGCGCTGGCCGCCTCGCAGATGGGCAGACTGGCCCATATCATGTCCCAGCCGCTGATGATCTCCATTTCTGCCTTTGCATACGGCGCGGCCATGATCATGCTCCCGGCGGCGGATTCCGCACTCTGGTGCATTCTTCCGGTCTGTATGTTCGGATTGGGGCAGGGCTTGAACATGCCCAACTCCATGTCCATGCTTACTGCAATCGCCCCAATGGAACAGCGGGCTATTTTCATGTCGGTAAACGGTATGCTGCTGCGCGCGGGCCAGACCATAGCCCCTATACTAATGGGGCTGGTCTACTCCGGCTTCAGCCTTGAAGCGGTATTTTATGCGGGGGCGGTTGTGGCAGTAATAATCTTCATTGTTTCCACCCTGTTTTTAAGAGGCTACGAAGCGGAAACAGTGCAATAA
- a CDS encoding PilZ domain-containing protein — translation MAQNKRRRTRVNAGFRVALHKEDIDAFVESHNLSLKGILCDPVKGFFVGDECEISIPLSEEAIIRVSAKIVRSDETGLAADFHHMDEMSFTHLRRLIQFNAEDADTIDSELTSPAFDT, via the coding sequence ATGGCTCAGAATAAGAGACGCAGAACCCGTGTGAATGCAGGCTTCAGGGTTGCGCTGCATAAAGAAGATATTGATGCCTTTGTGGAATCACACAATCTCAGCCTGAAAGGCATTCTGTGCGATCCGGTGAAGGGTTTTTTTGTGGGGGATGAATGTGAGATTTCCATTCCGCTTTCTGAAGAAGCCATAATCAGGGTCAGCGCGAAAATTGTCCGCTCTGATGAGACCGGGCTGGCTGCAGATTTCCATCACATGGATGAGATGAGCTTCACCCATCTGCGCCGCCTGATTCAATTCAATGCCGAGGATGCGGACACCATTGACAGCGAGCTTACTTCACCCGCTTTTGATACCTGA
- a CDS encoding cation:proton antiporter, whose translation MTVSALTLITLGMLFMVGFLADTIGRNTPIPRVSILMIAGFLIGPNGFDLLPASTGSWMPVVSDMALVMIGFLLGSSLQYASLRRSGMLVLWITLGVVGATALIVGGGLWLAGIPLPLALIYGGIAPATAPAATVDVVHEVNAKGRFTEILLKIIALDDALGLIIFSLMLAAAQMLASGDGGSVATLIHGGRDIVYAVFVGAVLGAPMSYLTGYLKSGEHTLLEALGMVCICGGVAMWLDVSFLLAAMTMGMVVVNLAKRLDCSFYSIRSIEWPIVVLFFLFAGINIEIEHIYVNQKLIMFYILLRIGSRFVGGMLGAKKGGEGLFFGKWMSMALMPQAGIALGMALTAAHRFEEFQSVVSVIAATTVFFEIMGPICTRFALNKVGDITPGERRKSNREGCSF comes from the coding sequence ATGACTGTATCCGCCCTGACTTTAATTACCCTCGGAATGCTGTTCATGGTCGGCTTTCTGGCTGATACCATCGGCAGGAATACTCCCATACCAAGGGTTTCTATTCTTATGATTGCCGGGTTTCTCATCGGGCCCAACGGCTTTGACCTGCTTCCGGCTTCTACCGGGAGCTGGATGCCCGTTGTTTCCGATATGGCTCTGGTCATGATCGGATTTCTGCTGGGTAGCTCGTTGCAGTACGCTTCCCTGCGCCGTTCCGGAATGCTGGTGCTTTGGATTACCCTCGGCGTTGTGGGGGCTACTGCCCTTATTGTGGGCGGAGGGCTCTGGTTGGCCGGCATTCCTCTGCCGCTGGCCCTTATTTACGGCGGTATTGCCCCGGCCACTGCCCCTGCGGCCACGGTGGATGTGGTTCACGAGGTTAACGCCAAGGGGCGTTTTACCGAGATTCTGCTCAAGATTATCGCCCTTGATGATGCTCTGGGGTTGATCATCTTCAGTCTCATGCTGGCGGCGGCCCAGATGCTGGCCAGCGGTGACGGCGGCAGTGTGGCGACCCTCATCCACGGCGGCAGGGATATCGTTTATGCCGTTTTTGTGGGCGCGGTTCTGGGGGCGCCCATGAGTTATCTGACCGGGTACCTGAAATCCGGGGAACACACCCTGCTGGAAGCACTGGGCATGGTCTGCATCTGCGGCGGGGTGGCCATGTGGCTGGATGTTTCTTTTCTGCTGGCGGCCATGACCATGGGCATGGTGGTGGTCAACCTTGCCAAGCGGCTGGATTGTTCATTTTATTCCATCCGTTCCATTGAATGGCCCATTGTGGTGCTTTTCTTTTTGTTTGCCGGAATCAACATCGAAATTGAGCATATTTACGTTAATCAGAAGTTGATCATGTTCTACATTCTGTTGCGCATCGGCAGTCGTTTTGTGGGCGGCATGCTGGGTGCGAAAAAGGGCGGTGAAGGTCTGTTTTTCGGTAAATGGATGAGCATGGCCCTTATGCCGCAGGCCGGTATTGCACTGGGTATGGCCCTCACTGCCGCGCACAGGTTTGAGGAATTTCAGTCCGTGGTATCGGTAATTGCGGCGACCACGGTGTTCTTTGAGATTATGGGACCGATCTGCACCCGTTTCGCTTTGAACAAGGTCGGCGATATTACTCCGGGTGAGCGACGCAAGAGCAACCGTGAGGGATGTTCATTTTAA
- the satP gene encoding acetate uptake transporter, whose protein sequence is MESKLANPAPLGLMGFGMTTILLNIHNAGFFPISSMILAMGFFYGGIAQIIAGVMEFKKGNTFGTTAFTSYGLFWLTLVALIIMPKMGLADPTPHAYMGWYLLMWGIFTMFMFLGTLKGNKVLQFIFFSLTVLFFLLAVRDFSGSKFIGTIAGWEGIVCGASAFYLAMAEVINEQYGRTVLPIGE, encoded by the coding sequence ATGGAATCAAAACTCGCAAACCCCGCCCCGCTGGGCCTGATGGGATTCGGCATGACCACCATCCTGCTGAACATCCACAACGCAGGATTTTTCCCCATCAGTTCCATGATTTTGGCCATGGGCTTTTTCTACGGCGGCATAGCGCAGATCATTGCAGGAGTGATGGAATTCAAGAAGGGCAACACCTTCGGAACCACCGCCTTCACTTCCTACGGTCTGTTCTGGCTGACCCTCGTGGCCCTGATCATCATGCCCAAGATGGGCCTTGCTGATCCCACCCCGCACGCATACATGGGCTGGTACCTGCTCATGTGGGGAATCTTCACCATGTTTATGTTCCTCGGCACCCTGAAAGGCAACAAGGTGCTGCAGTTCATCTTCTTTTCCCTGACCGTGCTCTTCTTCCTGCTGGCTGTACGTGATTTCTCCGGCAGCAAGTTCATCGGCACCATTGCCGGATGGGAAGGCATTGTCTGCGGAGCATCCGCATTCTACCTCGCCATGGCGGAAGTCATCAACGAGCAGTATGGCCGCACCGTCCTGCCCATCGGCGAATAA
- the argB gene encoding acetylglutamate kinase — translation MEQDIIRAKFLIESLPYIKEFYGETVVIKYGGNAMIDENLKRAFALNIILLKYIGINPVVVHGGGPQIQKMLSALNIDSQFKSGYRVTDEATMDVVEMVLVGQVNKQIVNLINLHGGKAVGLSGKDGMLIKAEQKELVIESETKSPEIIDLGKVGEVTEVNTTLIESLQSEGFIPVIAPVGVDDEGSTYNINADSVAGAVAAAMNAKRLHLLTDVQGLLDANKELISSLTCREAAEAIDSGVAVGGMIPKLSCCLEAVHSGVEKAHIIDGRVENCVLLELFTKNGIGTEIVS, via the coding sequence ATGGAACAGGATATTATAAGAGCTAAATTTCTGATTGAATCACTGCCGTACATAAAGGAATTCTACGGCGAAACCGTTGTCATCAAATACGGCGGTAACGCCATGATCGATGAAAACCTGAAGCGGGCCTTTGCCCTGAACATCATCCTGCTAAAATACATCGGCATCAACCCTGTGGTGGTGCACGGCGGCGGACCGCAGATTCAGAAGATGCTCAGTGCGCTGAATATCGACAGCCAGTTCAAGAGCGGCTACCGGGTCACCGACGAAGCCACCATGGACGTGGTCGAGATGGTCCTCGTGGGGCAGGTCAACAAGCAGATCGTCAACCTGATCAACCTGCACGGCGGCAAGGCTGTAGGGCTCTCCGGCAAAGACGGCATGCTCATCAAGGCCGAGCAAAAGGAACTGGTCATCGAATCCGAGACCAAATCCCCGGAAATCATCGATCTCGGCAAGGTGGGTGAAGTGACCGAGGTCAACACCACGCTTATCGAATCCCTACAAAGCGAAGGATTCATCCCGGTAATCGCGCCTGTGGGCGTGGACGATGAAGGTTCCACCTACAACATCAATGCCGACTCCGTGGCAGGCGCAGTAGCCGCAGCCATGAACGCCAAGCGTCTGCACCTGCTTACCGACGTACAAGGACTGCTGGACGCCAACAAAGAACTCATTTCCTCTTTAACCTGTCGCGAAGCCGCCGAAGCCATTGATTCCGGCGTAGCTGTAGGCGGCATGATCCCCAAGCTGAGCTGCTGCCTTGAGGCGGTGCACAGCGGAGTTGAAAAGGCGCACATCATTGACGGCCGCGTTGAAAACTGTGTGTTGCTGGAACTTTTCACCAAGAACGGCATCGGTACTGAGATCGTCAGCTAA
- a CDS encoding molybdopterin-guanine dinucleotide biosynthesis protein MobB — MKAIAIVGKKKTGKTTMGLALVKKLTEKGYKVGVLKHSHHGFDGAEGADTEEYKKIASCVAAYSPSESFVSWKQERTVQDLIPLMDADVIVMEGGNKVGWLPRVIMVREDNDDKEFYPELALKQLPACSPDNPPSEELLEELADLVMEKGFILPGLNCKACGHDYCMDFVADIIAGKARVSGCQAMKTQMSVTCNGTELGFNPFVADMLSAGITAMLQQLKGYVPGDIEITIKN, encoded by the coding sequence ATGAAAGCTATCGCCATTGTCGGCAAGAAGAAGACCGGAAAGACCACCATGGGCCTTGCGCTGGTCAAGAAGCTCACAGAAAAAGGATACAAGGTCGGGGTACTCAAACATTCGCACCACGGCTTTGATGGAGCCGAAGGCGCGGATACTGAAGAATACAAAAAAATCGCTTCCTGCGTGGCAGCCTATTCTCCCAGTGAATCCTTTGTTTCATGGAAGCAGGAACGCACAGTGCAGGACCTGATCCCGCTCATGGATGCCGATGTCATCGTCATGGAAGGCGGCAACAAGGTCGGCTGGCTGCCCCGGGTGATCATGGTCCGCGAAGACAATGACGACAAGGAATTTTACCCCGAACTAGCCCTGAAGCAGCTCCCGGCCTGTTCGCCGGATAATCCGCCGTCCGAGGAACTGCTGGAAGAACTGGCTGATCTGGTCATGGAAAAGGGATTCATCCTACCGGGGCTGAACTGCAAAGCCTGCGGACATGATTACTGTATGGATTTCGTGGCTGACATCATTGCCGGGAAAGCCCGCGTATCCGGCTGCCAAGCCATGAAGACCCAGATGTCCGTAACCTGCAACGGTACCGAGCTGGGCTTCAATCCCTTTGTGGCCGACATGCTCTCCGCCGGGATTACCGCCATGCTGCAGCAATTGAAGGGCTACGTACCCGGAGATATTGAAATTACGATTAAAAATTAA
- the glp gene encoding gephyrin-like molybdotransferase Glp, translating to MNHEFFEIISRVEFEALLKSFDAVGTETVSIADAFGLVLGEDIVSEEDLPPANRSCMDGYAVNGRDTFGATEGNPAYLECSATLRVDENPCFELQPGECAAIATGGTLPDGADGVVMVEHTHHLGSGTIEIRKSAAPGDNTMLKGEDVAKNDTIFQTGHKVRFQDVGLLAALGIKEVAIHRKPRVGIISTGDELVEIDSPQKVGTIRDVNSHTLRCLVNEAGAEAVNYGIVRDELDKLESTLAQAIAENDLVLLSGGSSVGMRDLTVQAIESMEESKILAHGVAISPGKPTILGRAGNKPVLGLPGQVTSVQVVMLALVVPFIRQLMGQKDAFSGTDRMLVQAELGRNTVSKPGREDYVRMKLTSRESQLPLAEPIYGKSGLLKTMIQADGLMIIPADTEGFYAGNTVNIWKI from the coding sequence ATGAATCACGAATTTTTCGAAATTATCAGCAGGGTTGAATTTGAAGCTCTGCTGAAATCTTTTGATGCAGTTGGAACCGAGACTGTTTCCATTGCAGATGCATTCGGGCTGGTCTTGGGTGAAGACATTGTTTCAGAGGAAGACCTGCCGCCCGCCAACCGTTCCTGCATGGACGGTTACGCGGTAAACGGGCGTGACACCTTTGGCGCGACTGAGGGCAACCCGGCCTATCTGGAATGCTCCGCTACTTTACGGGTGGATGAGAATCCCTGCTTTGAGCTGCAACCCGGAGAATGTGCGGCCATCGCCACCGGAGGCACCCTGCCTGATGGTGCTGACGGGGTGGTCATGGTAGAACACACCCACCATCTCGGTTCCGGGACCATTGAAATCCGCAAATCAGCCGCGCCCGGTGACAACACCATGCTCAAAGGCGAGGATGTAGCCAAGAACGATACAATTTTTCAGACCGGACACAAGGTCCGCTTTCAGGACGTTGGATTGCTGGCCGCGCTGGGAATAAAAGAAGTTGCCATCCACCGCAAACCGCGTGTGGGCATCATCTCCACCGGGGATGAACTGGTGGAAATCGACTCGCCGCAAAAAGTCGGTACTATCCGCGATGTGAATTCGCACACACTGCGCTGTCTGGTAAATGAAGCAGGCGCGGAAGCCGTCAATTACGGCATAGTGCGCGATGAGCTGGATAAGCTTGAATCCACACTTGCACAGGCCATTGCGGAAAATGATCTGGTACTGCTTTCCGGCGGAAGCTCGGTGGGCATGCGCGACCTGACCGTGCAGGCCATTGAATCCATGGAGGAATCTAAAATCCTTGCCCATGGTGTAGCTATCAGCCCCGGCAAACCGACCATTCTCGGTCGGGCTGGAAACAAGCCTGTGCTGGGACTGCCCGGTCAGGTAACTTCGGTACAGGTGGTTATGCTGGCACTGGTGGTGCCTTTCATCCGTCAGCTCATGGGCCAGAAAGACGCATTCTCAGGAACGGACCGCATGCTGGTTCAAGCCGAACTGGGCCGCAATACCGTTTCCAAGCCGGGCCGCGAGGATTATGTCCGCATGAAACTGACCAGCCGCGAGAGTCAATTGCCGCTGGCCGAACCCATTTACGGTAAATCCGGCCTGCTCAAGACAATGATTCAGGCTGACGGCTTGATGATCATCCCGGCGGACACCGAAGGTTTCTACGCCGGAAACACAGTCAACATCTGGAAAATTTAA